A part of Raphanus sativus cultivar WK10039 unplaced genomic scaffold, ASM80110v3 Scaffold0683, whole genome shotgun sequence genomic DNA contains:
- the LOC130502725 gene encoding uncharacterized protein LOC130502725, translated as MASLNKPGLLTGAEYDAIQELWGVPYEAVIDYPDNDTPGNVRPGYCGAYMCFFRDGLMSFPIPSFLLEILAELKLAFTQITPTFWRYVLTTFVRAREEGLEFGLAELKQLYTLKRSSGVIGAILLSPRSGRLIISDIPGKDVNWTDKFFVFKIDPVTVGDFDFSRIPMKWNENVELFGASKMTPELRGLILALRRGQCNWGSFTPERVRAAYALPPGVNRAVPVALAEPIRPRRDQKEKGVKRNDPHAEPSDANSDSAPLKQARGTPHKRVTRSSSQVQSPIVLATPLSVVPPDHGDQPESRVPGEVDVGEVASKVQRRRLVMDEESSKVVLLAFSYDVDAPILENPERLATIWRKLRSRSCELPPLEQMRGRDAYVQMAVANAKAMEASNEYAA; from the exons ATGGCATCTCTAAACAAACCGGGCCTGCTTACCGGAGCTGAATACGACGCCATCCAGGAACTTTGGGGAGTTCCGTACGAAGCTGTCATCGACTATCCAGACAATGATACTCCGGGAAACGTGAGACCGGGATACTGTGGAGCCTACATGTGCTTTTTTCGCGACGGTCTTATGTCATTTCCTATTCCTTCGTTCCTCCTCGAGATTCTAGCGGAGCTGAAGCTGGCGTTTACCCAGATTACTCCGACCTTCTGGCGTTATGTCTTGACGACGTTCGTTCGGGCCAGAGAGGAAGGGTTGGAGTTTGGTTTGGCTGAGTTAAAGCAACTGTATACCCTCAAGCGAAGTAGCGGCGTTATTGGAGCGATTCTTCTTTCTCCACGCTCAGGTCGATTAATCATTAGCGACATTCCTGGGAAAGACGTTAACTGGACGGACAAGTTTTTTGTCTTTAAGATCGATCCGGTGACGGTTGGGGATTTTGACTTTTCTCGGATCCCGATGAAGTGGAACGAAAACGTCG AGTTGTTCGGAGCTTCAAAAATGACTCCAGAGCTGCGTGGTTTGATCTTGGCGCTTCGCCGAGGTCAATGCAATTGGGGCAGTTTTACTCCAGAGAGGGTTCGAGCTGCTTATGCTTTGCCCCCTGGCGTGAACCGCGCCGTCCCCGTCGCGCTTGCGGAACCGATTCGTCCTCGGAGAGACCAGAAGGAAAAAG GGGTGAAAAGGAATGATCCTCATGCGGAACCTTCAGACGCTAATTCTGATTCCGCACCTTTGAAACAAGCTCGTGGGACTCCGCACAAACGGGTAACTCGATCGAGCTCTCAAGTTCAGTCTCCGATCGTTTTGGCTACGCCGCTTTCTGTAGTTCCTCCAGACCATGGTGATCAACCGGAGTCTCGAGTACCAGGCGAGGTGGACGTCGGGGAAGTAGCTTCCAAGGTTCAGCGACGTCGTCTGGTCATGGATGAGGAGTCGTCTAAAG TGGTTCTGCTGGCATTCTCGTATGACGTCGATGCTCCGATTCTGGAAAATCCCGAACGGCTCGCTACCATCTGGCGGAAGCTAAGGAGTCGTTCGTGCGAGCTTCCTCCCTTGGAGCAAATGCGAGGTCGCGACGCCTACGTTCAGATGGCAGTTGCAAATGCCAAG GCTATGGAGGCTAGCAACGAGTATGCTGCTTAG